Within the Thermanaeromonas toyohensis ToBE genome, the region GGTTGCGGGTAGAGGTGGTAATTTTAACGATATCCCGCATATCAGCAAAAAGTTTCTTTTCGATAGCTTCCCGCAGGCGCTCATGGGAATTGTAATCGAACTGCTTGCCCTTACGGGCATAAGAAGATAGGCGTATAAGGATCTCTTCCCGGAAAGCCTTTTTAGCGTTTTCCGTTACCCCGATCTGCTCCTCAATGGAACGCATTAGCTTTTCATCCGGGTCCAGCTCCTCACCAGTGATGGGATCTTTGACCTTGGTGCGGTTAACATAGGCTTCCACGTTGTCCAGGTAGTTATTAAAAAGGGCACGAGCGGATTCCTCATAGGAGTAAATAAAAGCCCGCTGCACTTCTTTTTTTGCTATTTCGTCATACTCCTGACGAGCTAAGGCAATATAATTGATTAATTTTTCCCTTTCTTCCTTAGTAATAGATGGGAGCTGGTCCAACCCCTCCTTTAGGGCCCGGAGGATATCCAGAGCATTAATGCATTTAGTATCGGAAGTGATGAGGGCGCTGGCTATGCGGTTTACTACATAGCGGGGGTCTACGCCGCTCATACCTTCATCCTCTGCTTCGCTCATAAGCTCTGCTACGTCCTTTTGCTGGAATCCCTCCACATCTTCGCCGTCGTAAAGCTTCATTTTTTTGATCAGGTCCATACCTTGCTTTTTAGATTCTTTTAAGCGGGACAGAATGGAAAAGACCGCGGCCGCCCATAAAGCGTAAGGCGCAATATGCACATCGATGTCGGCCTGGCGGATTAATTTCTCGTAGATTTTAACTTCCTCGCTCACCTTCAAATTGTAAGGTATGGGCAGCACCCAGAGGCGGGATCTCAGGGCTTCGTTTTTAGGGTTGCTGATAAAGGCACGATATTCGGTTTCATTAGTGTGGGCAACGATTAATTCGTCGGCCGAGATAAGGGCAAAACGGCCGGCCTTGAAATTTCCTTCTTGGGACAGGCTTAAGAGATTATACAGGAATTTTTCATCGCATTTTAACATTTCCTGGAACTCCATTAATCCCCGGTTGGCTTTATTCAGCTCGCCGTCGAAGCGATAAGCTCGGGGATCGGATTCGGAGCCATATTCGGCTATAGTGGAGAAATCAATGCTGCCCGTCAAATCTGCAATGTCCTGGGATTTGGGGTCCGAAGGGCTAAAGGTACCGATGCCTATTCTTTTCTCTTCCGAAAAAACTATCCGCTTCACTGGTACTTCCTCTATCCGGCCACCATATTTTTCTTCTACCATTAAGCTGCAGTAAGGGCAGAGGTTCCCCTCAATGTATATACCGTATTCCTCCATGAACTCTTGGCGTAGCTCGTGGGGGATAAGGTGCAGGGGTTCTTCGTGCATGGGGCAATCCTTTATGGCATATACCGCACCTTCATCCTGGCGGGTATAGCGCTCTAATCCCCTTTTAAGGAGGTTTACCAGGGTAGATTTACCCCCGCTTACCGGTCCCATAAGGAGGAGGATGCGCTTGCGCACGTCCAACCGCCGGGCAGCCGCATGAAAGTATTCTTCTACTAATCTTTCTAGAGTTCGGTCCAGCCCGAAAAGTTCATCGGCAAAAAAGCGGTAATGCTTTACTCCGTTAACTACTTCTACGCCTGCAGAAACAATCATATCATAAATGCGGGCATGGGACAGTCTGGCTATCTTGGGGTTGGCGATGACCATCTCGAGGTAATCCTTGAAGGTTCCTTCCCAAGCAAGTTTTTTTTCTTCCTGGCGGTATTGCTCAAGCCTCTGGAGGATCTTCATGAGACCCTTCCCCTCCCATAAAGGGCTATTACTATATTATGAGGGGTAGCCATGAAAAAGAAGGTAACCCTTGGGAGCCCTGGCTACAAAGAAGGAAACGGGCATCTAAGGCAGAATTAATATAAGGGCGCCAGCAAAAAATATACGGCGGGTGATAGGGGTTGGGTTATAAATATGAATTTACTTGGGTTATCCGGCTTCCGGTGGATCGACTACCTAAGGAACCTGGAGAACAAGTAGGTCAAGGGGAAAACTTGATCCTATGGAAGAGGAGTAGCGGGAATATAATCTTGGGTTTTTTTCGCCATGGTCATAAGCTTGCCCATCCAGTGGGGCTTGAGGCCTTGATTGTAACCAAAAGCGAGGAAGTATTGGGGTATGGGCGGATAGTTAAATCTGAAATTTATCAGCATCCAGATGGGTCCCTTACCACGGTGGTAGAGTTTTCAGTAACTCGCCTCTTTGACGAGGAAGAAAAGAGGGTGATTACCAAGGTTTTCCGAGAGATGTATGGTAAGGAGAGATATTCTACGGTATAATGTAGCCGATATTATCACTAATAAGGGGGTTTTTCCATGCTACCGGGCAAAGATTTTACTGTTAGAGCAGACGGCCTCCTGGAATTTGCCCCTGGGATCATTCACCCTGAGCCGGATATTCGCCGCCTGGCTGATGCTTTGCCAGTTTTATATGCCCAGAATATAGCGCCTAGCGATCGTCCTCTTTATTATATGTACCGGGGTGTATGCTGGGCTAAGGATCAACCTGTCTTTACCCAACATGATATACGTTACGATATAACAGTAATTCTCCCTGGTACTATAGAAGGAGAATATATTAAGACGGTAGGGCATTTTCACCCTTTAAAACCCCATTCGGCAGAAACCTACCCTGAGTACTATGAAGTATTAGAAGGGGAAGCCCTTTACTTGTTACAAAAGAACAATCGCAGCGGTGACGTGGAAGAGATCATAGCTGTAGAGGCAAAAAAAGGGGATAAGGTATATATCCCTCCTTCTTACGGCCACGTAACCATAAATCCCGGTTCTAGTATCTTGGTTATGGCTAATCTAGTGGAGAGCAATTTCTCTTCTTTATATGCTCCTTTTAAGGATAAGAAGGGAGCTGCCTATTACTACTTACAGGGACAAGGGGAAAAGGGAGAATTCGTAAGGAATCCCAACTATCAAAACTCTGTGGCTTTGAAACTTATGGCTGCACCCAGCCTACCCCAGCCTACACCCGCTGTAAAAGGTAAATCCCTGTATGAGGCTTTTTTGGCCGACCCAGAAGCTTTCAAGTTCCTGAAATAAATGCCATAATCTACCAGCCCTGGGGAATTTAACCCCCGGGGCTAGTTTTTATCTCGCTATAGCCTTTCTGGGATTAGCTTTGTTTTAAATACAAGGAGCGGAAGACGAGTCTATGCAAATTAGTATGCCTTATGGTAGTAGCACCTTATCCATCGAGGTACCAGAAAGTAATATTATTGGCATTCTCGAGCCCCCGGCTGTGCCGGCCCTAGAAGATCCCTTCGGAGCCATCAGGCAAGCTTTACTCCATCCGCTGGGGGCTAAACCCATCTCGGAGCTAGCTAGACCAGGGATGAAGGTGAGTATTGCCATTTCCGACGCCTCCCGGCCCAACATTGAAAAATGGATCCTCCCGATGGTCTTCGAGGAACTAAGTAAAGCTGGGGTGAAAGACGAAAACATTACCATTATCGTGGGTACAGGTTCCCACCGGCCGGCCACTCCTAAAGAGATCCTCGCCATGGTGGGTGAAAAAGCTCAGAAGGTAAAGGTGCTTAATCATTTTTCCAATAGCAGCCCCTTGGTGAACCTTGGCAAGACTTCAGGAGGCTACCCGGCCCTGGTGAACCGGTTTTTCGTGGAGGCAGATCTCAAGATAGCCTTAGGCACGGTTTTGCCCCATCCCCTAGCCGGGTATAGCGGCGGTGGTAAGGCCATAGCGGTGGGGCTTTCCTCCAGCGAAACCATAAGCAGTATCCATACCCCGGCCACCCTGGATGATCCTTGTTGCGGGCTGGGGAAGGTAGAAGGCAATCCCTTCATCCAGTTCGGGTATGATGTGGCGCGGCTCTCTGGCCTAGACCTTTTGATCAACGCCGTGGTCAATGAAAAAGAGGAAATTATTGATGTAATCTGTGGTGAAGTAGAGATTGCCCACCGGACCCTCATTGAACGTTCGGCCCGCCGGGTTTACGAAGTGGAATTTCCCTCCCCTGCAGATATAGTTATTGTATCCGCCGGCCATCCCAAAGACAATAACCTGTATCATGTGGCGGCAGAAGCCTTAGGGACCATCGCCGGTAACGGGGTGCAGCACCCTTGTGTTAAAAAGGGCGGGACCATTATTGTGGTTTCCCCTATGGGTGAGGGTATTTACAACGAAACTATGTTTTATGCCTTAAGCCAGGCTCCGCCGGCGGAAGTAGTCCGGCAATTAAGGGAAGCCAAAATAGACCGGCCAGGGATGCACCGGGCCTACGCAACGGCGCAGATCCTTTGCGACCACGAGGTTATTTTCGCTCAGACTCTCTTGGACCCGGAAATAATCCGGCAGATTCATATCAAACCTATGGCCACCGTGGCGGAAGCGTTGAGCTACGCCCTAGCCAAGCACGGCCGGGAAGCCAGCATCCTGGTGATCAAGAATTCCCACCGAGTAGTACCGGTGTTAAAGCGAAGCTAAACCCGCAAGACATCGGGAGTCTAACTACAATGGAGCAATGGAAAAACAACCTCTACACTGCTGTGGCTGTCCAGTTAATGGTTACCGCTACCTTTCAGATTGTCACCCCTTTTTTGCCCTTTTTTATTTCCGAACTGGGGGTAACGGAGCCTGAAGCCATACAGAGATGGAGCGGTATTTTGGTAGGTATCAATGCCCTCTTTACGGGGCTTTTCTCGCCCCTTTGGGGCAGCCTTTCCGACCGCTACGGCCGGAAACCCATGCTCATCCGGTCTGCGGCTAGTATTGCCCTTTTTACTTTTCTCACCAGCCTGTCTACCAGCGTATACCATGTGCTGCTCTTTCGCATCCTCTTAGGGGCTTTTAGCGGTTTCTCGGCCGCTGCCCTTTCCCTGATAGGGAGTATGGTTCCGGAAACCCATTTAGGCTACTCTGTAGGCCTGCTTCAGGCCGGCCAGGTGCTAGGCTTTCTCCTGGGACCCCTGCTAGGAGGCCTGCTCGCGGATATTCTACCTTATCGTCGCGTTTTCCAGTTGGGCAGCCTCCTGGCCACAGCGGCCACTTTTTTAGCCTTCTGGCATATTAAAGAAAACTTTCGCCCCCTTAAGGCTAAAAGAACCCCCAAATCTTGGCTTTTTCTTACCTTGCGCTGGCCCTCCAGGATATGGATAATGTTTACGGTAATTTTCTTGTCCCAGTTCGCTACCCGGGGCGTGGAACCTCTTATGCCCCTATATGTGCGGGAACTGGTAGGGGCTTCGCCTGCCCTCAATACCTTGGCGGGGTTAGCTGTGGCTGTACAGGGCATTTCTTCTGTGCTGGGCGCCACCTGTGTAGGGAGGCTAGCGGCCCAGGTAGGGTATAAAAGACTCCTGCTCCTTAACTTGCTGGTAGCCAGTAGCCTTTACTTTCCCCAGGCTATGGTGAGGAGCATATGGCTTCTTATGTTTTTACGGTTGGTTCAGGGGTTCTTCCTGGGAGGATTATTGCCAGCCGCCAATTCCCTCATCGCCCTTTTCACCCCGGTGGAGAAAAGGGGAAGTGTATATGGGCTGACCTCCAGCGCTTTCTTTTTCGGTAATTTCTCCGGCCCTTTGGTTGCTGGTTTTTTATCCGCCCACTGGGGGCTTAAGGCCATCTTTTATGTAGCCACCGGGTTGTTGCTTCTCAACCTAATGTGGGTAGCTTTAGAGGTACAGGAACCCAAAGAGGGAGCTAAAGTGATACGCGGCTATAACCTCTAGCAAACGTGCTTTAGTGTGGGAACCAGAAGAAGGAGCTAAAGAAGGCTACTAGATATCATGGGTAGGAAGTTAGAAAAAAGAGGGTAAGAAAGGATAAAGTTCAGGTGTTGTAAAATTAGGACCTGATCTGGGCTTGCGATTTAGGCTTTTTTACTCATTTTTAGAAAGGGGTTAAGAATTATGGGCAAAATTGGCTTCATAGGACTAGGTATCATGGGAAAACCCATGAGCAAAAATCTTCTTAAGGCCGGTTATAAATTAGTGGTTTACAACAGAAGCAAGGAGGCCATGGAGGAAGTGGTGGCGGCCGGGGCCGAACCCGCCAACTCCCCCCGGGAAGTAGCTGAGCGCTGTGAGAAATTTATCACCATGCTGCCTAATTCTCCCCATGTAAAGGAAGTGGTATTGGGACCCAACGGTCTTATCGAAGGAGCCCGACCTGGTTCCATATTAATCGATATGAGCTCTATAGACCCGCGGGTAACCAAGGAGATAGCCGCTAAGCTGGCTGAAAAAGGTGTGCGCATGCTAGATGCGCCGGTTAGCGGGAGCGAACCCAAGGCCATCGAAGGCACTCTGGCTATTATGGTGGGTGGGAAGCAGGAGGACTTTGAGGAATGCTATGATATCCTTAAAGCCATGGGCAGCTCTGTAGTACGGGTGGGAGATATAGGCGCTGGAAACGTGACAAAGCTGGCCAACCAGATCATAGTAGCCCTAAACATTGCTGCTATGTCTGAAGCTTTGGTGTTGGCCACCAAAGCTGGGGTAGATCCCGAGCTGGTTTATCGGGCCATCCGGGGAGGGCTGGCCGGGAGCATGGTACTCGACATGAAAGCG harbors:
- a CDS encoding MFS transporter; its protein translation is MEQWKNNLYTAVAVQLMVTATFQIVTPFLPFFISELGVTEPEAIQRWSGILVGINALFTGLFSPLWGSLSDRYGRKPMLIRSAASIALFTFLTSLSTSVYHVLLFRILLGAFSGFSAAALSLIGSMVPETHLGYSVGLLQAGQVLGFLLGPLLGGLLADILPYRRVFQLGSLLATAATFLAFWHIKENFRPLKAKRTPKSWLFLTLRWPSRIWIMFTVIFLSQFATRGVEPLMPLYVRELVGASPALNTLAGLAVAVQGISSVLGATCVGRLAAQVGYKRLLLLNLLVASSLYFPQAMVRSIWLLMFLRLVQGFFLGGLLPAANSLIALFTPVEKRGSVYGLTSSAFFFGNFSGPLVAGFLSAHWGLKAIFYVATGLLLLNLMWVALEVQEPKEGAKVIRGYNL
- a CDS encoding PrkA family serine protein kinase produces the protein MKILQRLEQYRQEEKKLAWEGTFKDYLEMVIANPKIARLSHARIYDMIVSAGVEVVNGVKHYRFFADELFGLDRTLERLVEEYFHAAARRLDVRKRILLLMGPVSGGKSTLVNLLKRGLERYTRQDEGAVYAIKDCPMHEEPLHLIPHELRQEFMEEYGIYIEGNLCPYCSLMVEEKYGGRIEEVPVKRIVFSEEKRIGIGTFSPSDPKSQDIADLTGSIDFSTIAEYGSESDPRAYRFDGELNKANRGLMEFQEMLKCDEKFLYNLLSLSQEGNFKAGRFALISADELIVAHTNETEYRAFISNPKNEALRSRLWVLPIPYNLKVSEEVKIYEKLIRQADIDVHIAPYALWAAAVFSILSRLKESKKQGMDLIKKMKLYDGEDVEGFQQKDVAELMSEAEDEGMSGVDPRYVVNRIASALITSDTKCINALDILRALKEGLDQLPSITKEEREKLINYIALARQEYDEIAKKEVQRAFIYSYEESARALFNNYLDNVEAYVNRTKVKDPITGEELDPDEKLMRSIEEQIGVTENAKKAFREEILIRLSSYARKGKQFDYNSHERLREAIEKKLFADMRDIVKITTSTRNPDPEQLKRINAVIDRLISEHGYCSICANELLKYVGSLLNR
- a CDS encoding glucose-6-phosphate isomerase family protein; this translates as MLPGKDFTVRADGLLEFAPGIIHPEPDIRRLADALPVLYAQNIAPSDRPLYYMYRGVCWAKDQPVFTQHDIRYDITVILPGTIEGEYIKTVGHFHPLKPHSAETYPEYYEVLEGEALYLLQKNNRSGDVEEIIAVEAKKGDKVYIPPSYGHVTINPGSSILVMANLVESNFSSLYAPFKDKKGAAYYYLQGQGEKGEFVRNPNYQNSVALKLMAAPSLPQPTPAVKGKSLYEAFLADPEAFKFLK
- the garR gene encoding 2-hydroxy-3-oxopropionate reductase — protein: MGKIGFIGLGIMGKPMSKNLLKAGYKLVVYNRSKEAMEEVVAAGAEPANSPREVAERCEKFITMLPNSPHVKEVVLGPNGLIEGARPGSILIDMSSIDPRVTKEIAAKLAEKGVRMLDAPVSGSEPKAIEGTLAIMVGGKQEDFEECYDILKAMGSSVVRVGDIGAGNVTKLANQIIVALNIAAMSEALVLATKAGVDPELVYRAIRGGLAGSMVLDMKAPMVMSRNFKPGFRINLHIKDLANALSAAHEMGVPVPLTSLVMEILQALKVDGLGDADHSAIVRFYEKLAQVEVRKQ
- the larA gene encoding nickel-dependent lactate racemase; the protein is MQISMPYGSSTLSIEVPESNIIGILEPPAVPALEDPFGAIRQALLHPLGAKPISELARPGMKVSIAISDASRPNIEKWILPMVFEELSKAGVKDENITIIVGTGSHRPATPKEILAMVGEKAQKVKVLNHFSNSSPLVNLGKTSGGYPALVNRFFVEADLKIALGTVLPHPLAGYSGGGKAIAVGLSSSETISSIHTPATLDDPCCGLGKVEGNPFIQFGYDVARLSGLDLLINAVVNEKEEIIDVICGEVEIAHRTLIERSARRVYEVEFPSPADIVIVSAGHPKDNNLYHVAAEALGTIAGNGVQHPCVKKGGTIIVVSPMGEGIYNETMFYALSQAPPAEVVRQLREAKIDRPGMHRAYATAQILCDHEVIFAQTLLDPEIIRQIHIKPMATVAEALSYALAKHGREASILVIKNSHRVVPVLKRS